CCCAATGAGCATCCGGCCAGAGCTCCCTGATCGCCATAGCAAGCTCGTGGGAATCCTCACCCTGAGCACGCACGTGAGGCCTACCCCCATTACCCCCATAGAGCAGATGACAGACCCGAGACCCATCCCTCATCAGCTCGAAACCCGCCTGATAGCCAAGCAGCGGCTTGCACGCCTGAAACACACCCCCGAGCCTGCGCTCCAAGAGATGCCCCACACGCTCCGGCACATCGTTGATCGAACACATATAGGCATCGAACCTCATCGACTCACCAACTGACACCAAACGACATCAAGTGAATAGAAGTTGGGGGGTGCAACCCCCGTGTTACTAGACGGGGGTCGCCCACACCCGGCCACCCGGCCGAGCACGAAAAAGCCCCCACCCGAGAAGACGGGAAGGGGCAAAGAGGAGTGGATGGAGCCGGGACGAGCCTGATTGGGGCCAATAAGCCCCAGGATCGTTCCTGACGGCGTCCCGTCAGCACAAGCAGCCGAGGGGCCACCAGGCACGGCCGAGCCTCCCAGCGGGGCAGGGGCGGCCAATGCGTGGCCGCTACGAGCCCAAACACTCCCAGACGACACGGGAACCACGTCACCCATCAGGCGTCCAGAAAATCGAAGATGCTCAGCTGCTCACCAACCACAGCCGACGACACCACACGCCGAGGCCGCGCAGCAGGCAACGGCCACACCAGATAACCCGACTCCCAAGCAGCCGCACGCATCGCCTCAAAATTCTCCCGCTGCGCGACCTTCTCATCCTGCTGACCAGGCACCAACGCAGCCGACCGATTCACCTCTGTGCCATCACAGAGCGTGTGAACCTCTTCCATGAACGGCAGCCAAGGACGACGACCACTCCACGGCTGCGGAGTCTCCGCAGACATCACAATCCAACCCCGACCACGAACCGCACCCTGATGCCGAGGACAGCACAACGCCCTCAACCGACCAGAAACAACACTCCAAGACGAAACCTGAGCCACAACGGACTCCTCACCGAGCGACTAATGAGCGAACCCACAGAAAGAGGGCCGGTCCCGTCGCTCATCCGGAACCGACCCTCTACACCTGTATCTATGGGGGACAATCCAAGTTCTTCGTCTTAACTCAGTACTTGGATATTTCCCACTGTAACAGAAGCTCAGATAATTGCCTGCCTGATAACCCCCGGCCGCAGCGCCAGATCAGGAACACCCGCATCATTCAGGATCGCCGCAATCGCGAAGACCGGCCCATCCTCGAAGACATAGCCACCATCGGTGACAACAACATCCTCTCCATGGCCCTGGGTATAGAAGCCAAGAACCCCACCCATCTGATCCTTGATCGTGTACTGGCAATAGGTGCTGTAATCGGTCCGATCAATCATGCCCGTCTGCCTCACCATGTCTCCCAACGTCACACAGGCGGCCTCTCCGCCCTACGAAGCAACAATAACCCAACTTTTGGATAAATCCAACCTTGGGCGCACTTTCTCACAGGCTCCTTTAAGGTTTTCCCCTGGTGATCGGATGGGATATATCCCATACTTGTGGACATGGCTGAAACCCTCACTCGTCCAGGTCCTTCGACAGTTCCAGAACTGACCCTTGCAGACCGACTTCTCATCGCTCGCCGTCACGCCGGAATGACCAACGCCGAGCTTGCACTAGCCACTGGTGCCAGCAAGAACACCATCACCAACGCCGAGCGTGGCAACTCCAACCCCTCCCCCATGCTGCTGAAGAACTGGGCCACAGCCACCGGTGTCTCCCACAACTGGCTCATCACCGGCAAGACACCAGCCGAATCTGAACAGGAATCGCTTTTCTCAGGAGAAAGTTAACCCTCCGGAAACATAAGAGCCGTTGGGGTGAAACACAGGCCCACCAGGATGGTTGTCAGCTCGCACCGGTGAGAGCCATCGGTGAGTGATGTTTCCTGGAGGGACATATGGAATATCTGGAAGGCATCGAGGACCTCACTGGTCTGTTCGAGCCGTTGTGGCTGCTTGTGGCCACGGCGCTCGTTCTGTTCATGACCCCTGGCCTGGCGCTGTTCTACGGCGGCCTGACGCAGACGAAGTCGGTCATCAACATGATGATGATGAGCTTTGCCGCGATCGGGCTGGTGGCGATCACCTGGGCCCTGTGGGCTGACGGGATCTCCTTCGGAGAATCGGCAGCCGGCGGCCTGTTCGGCATCCCCGGCGGCTTCGCCCTGTACGACACCTTCGACACGGACCCGTCCGCCCTGGTGGAGGTCGGGTTCGGTGCGACCTTCGCGATCATCACCACTGCGCTGATCTCCGGGGCGATCGCGGACCGTGCGAAGTTCTCCGCATGGATGATCTTCGTCCCGGTCTGGCTGACTCTGGTCTACGCTCCCCTGGCCCACTGGGTGTGGGGCGACGGCGGCCTGCTCGTTGAGGGCGGCCTCATCGGTGACGCTGTGGGTGAGGCTGTTGACTTCGCCGGCGGCCTGGTCGTCCACATGTGCGCTGGTCTGGCTGCTCTGGCCCTGGCTCTGGTCATCGGCCCCCGTCGCGGCTTCGACAAGCTGGACCGCGCCACCCCGCACTCTCTGCCCCTGGTTCTGCTGGGCGCATCCATCCTCTGGTTCG
The sequence above is drawn from the Nesterenkonia populi genome and encodes:
- a CDS encoding ammonium transporter — protein: MEYLEGIEDLTGLFEPLWLLVATALVLFMTPGLALFYGGLTQTKSVINMMMMSFAAIGLVAITWALWADGISFGESAAGGLFGIPGGFALYDTFDTDPSALVEVGFGATFAIITTALISGAIADRAKFSAWMIFVPVWLTLVYAPLAHWVWGDGGLLVEGGLIGDAVGEAVDFAGGLVVHMCAGLAALALALVIGPRRGFDKLDRATPHSLPLVLLGASILWFGWFGFNVGEAAFPDESGLNVINTILAPAAALVAWLITEAVRGKKPSAVGAASGIVAGLVGITPAVAFVSPMGAIVLGLVAGVICCFAVDFKWGKYDDTLDVVGLHFVAGLWGTIAIALFGRAELIGDGRGSVLLDGEFALLGAQLVACVVTLVFTFVATFIIGMVIHKTIGFRVAPEVEDAGIDVVAHGGPAYAAAEELPAETR
- a CDS encoding helix-turn-helix domain-containing protein, with the translated sequence MAETLTRPGPSTVPELTLADRLLIARRHAGMTNAELALATGASKNTITNAERGNSNPSPMLLKNWATATGVSHNWLITGKTPAESEQESLFSGES